A region of the Fulvia fulva chromosome 7, complete sequence genome:
CGCCACAAGAATCGCGCGTCCACCCGTGATGCCGAGGGACTCGTACATGATGGTTTGGTAGTATCCGATAACGTTTATCCCCGTCAACTGGGTAAAGACCTGCACGAGAACGCCATGACTCAGACGTTTGCGCCATTGCGGCACCGTGAACATGATCCTCCATCCGGGAACGGTGATAGCCTTCTCCGCCGAAATCGTCGCGCGAATCTCACTGTATTCACGATCAATCCACTCCTCGTTGGTGCCGTCGTAATGCAGCCGGCGCAGGATCACGAGGCCATCCTCGTCGCGGTCGTTTTCGATTAGCCAACGTGGTGATTCCGGGAGCCAGAAGAAGCCCACGAGGAGGAGGATTGCCGGGACGATTTGGAAGGCCAAGGGGAACCGCCATTGGACTGAGTTTGTGTCTGGCGCGTGGTGACATCCATATCCAATCCAAGTCGAGACAATAAATCCTATCCCAATCATCTGCTGCGTCAGTCCAACGATAAGACCTCTCATCTTAGGATGCGCGCATTCGGCTTGGTAGACGGGGATGGACATGGACATCAACCCCACAGCCCAGCCAGCGATGATGCGGCCGACCAGAATCATGGCGAGGTTTACAGCGGCGCATTGGAGGACTGCGCCGACTACGGCGATGAAGGCGCCGATTTGGACGGTTCCTTTGCGGCCGAAGCGGTCCATTGTTAGGCCTCCCATGAGGGAGCCGAAGACTGCGCCGCCGGAGAAGGTGGAGTTGATGGCGCCGATGATGGGAGAGGTTTTGACGGTGTTGAAGTAGTTGAGGAAGTGTGGTGAGGCGATTACGTCGGTCATGACGCCGGAGTCGTAGCCGAAGAGGAACGACCTGTTGTTTTGATCAGTGACAATGGCTCATGTAATGAGGTGCTATAGCAGCTTACCCCGTGGCCGCGAACATTGCCAGCAGCACATTGTAAAATGTGGTCTTCGCCTTACCCATCTTGACAATCTATCTCGTCGTCAAAATGGTCCGTCACGCTCTTGTGTTTGATCAATTAATGTTCGTCAGCTCCACGATGGCGGAGACCTCATGGCAAACAGGGTTCAGCTCGATATATGAGGAGGCCAACCCATCGACTTTAGCCTTTTCTCCCAACGCAGTGACACAACGTCTCGAAGCTGCACGCCTTCGCTGTAGTACAGTCCGATGCCTTGCGCCTGCACGTCAGTCCGGGGTATGCAGCGTTCGTGGACCTTTCCACCAATAGTACTGCGCAGCAGCTTAAGCGATCTGATACTTCTAGCCAGCTGCGGCAAGGCTAGCGCGGAGGGATTTATCTGGAGTCTCCCCACAAACAGGTGCTGTCAGCCGAGGGTCTGTCTGCTTGATTGCTTGTATGTGTGGTGTAAGCGTATGACGAAGGATAGCGGTCGCACGATTGTTGTGTGATTTCAAAGTGGAGCCGGCCTTCGCCACATGTTCACCGCGTAAGGTTCATGGCGAGACGTGGCCGTCGGGCCGTCATTGCCGGCGCGCGGTCACAGGTGTAGTTGTGTTGGCAGCGTAGGGCGGGATGTACTGCTCGATGTAAGCTGTCTGTGTGGCTGTATGCAGAGGAAGGAAAGAATGGGGGGAGAGGGTAGTTGCGACTAGTCTCGGCACGGCGTGCGGAGGCCGGAGACTCGATCATTGTATTGTTGACAGCGCGTAGTAAACGCGCATCAAATGCACTGCATGCTTCGGCAGCAGTCTATCGGCGGCATAAGTATGCTGCGCATACCGTACAAATGGTCAGCGAAGCCAAAGCTGCGACCCAATCATGCACGTAAACGTTCGCTATGCATTCAAAATTCATCCCATGCCAAGAGGTATCCTTTCATCTCTTTACGCCTTGACTCCAATGCGATCAAAGTTAACACATCTTGTACTCGCAGTGGCCGTCGCCGATCCTGCCTTGGTCCTCGGTCTCGAGCTTGTAGTCGATGGCGATGTCCAGATCTCTCCTGTTCTTCTCGTTTGGTCGGCAGCTGAGCTTGCCAGTCACGTTCTCGCCAGCCTCGACTGTAAGCACGTCCGCAAGATAGAATACAGTCTGCTTCCAGTGAGTGTACTTTGTGTGGGGGCCAGTGCTGAAGCGGACTGGCTTGTGGCAAGCGGAAAACTCGATATCGAACCAAGCGACGAGAGCGTGGACGTAGTCGGTTCGGCGGACGGAGAGGTTAAATGGCAGGCTGAAGGCAAGATCGGCAACAGTGCAGGTGTAGAGGTTGAGGGTCAGTACGGCGCTTGGGTCAGTCACAACGGCCTTGAGCTCGACAGTGTCGACAAGAGGCTCGGTGAGGGCGGTGAGCTTGAGCGGTGTGTAGTCGAACCCGTAGACGTTTTCCCAGACTGCCCAACGTTAGCAACGTGACCAAAGTTCACAATTGGTGTTGACGTACATCCTATCTTCTCGTCCTTGTACTCTCCGTCCTCGATGCCGGCCATGAAGATGGTGGCCTTGTCTGGGAAGATCAAGCCCTTGCCATCCTTACGAAGGTACCGGTCACGGGCCCACAGAACAGTGTCCAACATGCTCTCGTACAGCAAGAAGTAGCCCATCCACTCAGAGATGATGATGTCGACCTCTGGAAATGGCAGCTCGACCTCCTCCATCTTGCCCTGCAGAAGGGTGATCTTGTCAGACATGCCGTTGGCCGCGACAATCTCTCTTGCCTTGTAGATGATGGTAGACATGTCGACACCGATCACGTGCTTTGCGCCAGCCTTGACTGCGAACCTGTTGCGAACCACATATCAGAAAACGGCTCCCCCATAGTATGCAACGGTGAGGCACGAATGGCTTGTAGAAGGCTTCGGCGGGAAAGTTATGCGGGAGGAAGATGTATGTACATGCTCAGGATGGATGTACCGCATCCGACGTCCAGCACGACCTTGTCCTTGAAAAGGTGCGGGTTGTTGTATATCGAGTCTCTGTAGGACTTTGTGCGGACTTCATCCTTCAACATCTCCTCGTGGATGCCGTGGTGGTTGTAGCTGTTGAAGTAGTGGGCCTCGCTGTGGGCCATGCCGGCCATGGGGTCGTCTCTGAATGCTGCGTCGGCGGCCATGATTGCGGTGTTTTGGGGGTGGAGAGTGAATGTGTTGGTGTTGGTGTTGATTACTTCTTCCTCCCAAACTTTTCCAAACCAAGGAGATGAAATCAGGGTCCAGCAAGGATTAGATACGCACGAACAGAAGATTCAAGTTTGTTTCTCGTGAGCTTCAGGCGATTCTTCCTCATCAACTTCTACAACGACATCACACCATTGCTCTTGGAAATACGAGATCGATGTATACGTGCTCAGAGCTTATGTCACAAGGCAAGTACTTAGATCCGACAGTGCGATTTCCCAGGAGCGATACATATCTGCTTCCACGCACCGCCATGCTTCACAGAGCCTCATCCATCTACTACTACTCATCAAAACAGAGCCACAGAGCGTAGTGCGGCATCGTTGCTGCCTCATACACCACTGAGCAAGCAATGGCTTCAATTCAGAGTGGACGGTTGTTTCAAGCTCGCAAACATCGATTAGAGCTCTTTTGGTACTGTTCCACTGCTTGGCGTAGCTCACCACCTGGTGTGTCCTCCATTGTTGGCTATTACTGCCTCGCAGCGTTCTCGCATACTCTTGCATATACGTTGTATGTCCTCAGGTGTGAGCTTGGCCCATTCTTGATAGTGAGACTGAAGGTAGCAACACCTTCTGAGATGGACATGGATAGCCGGAAGGGGTTAGCGTAAATACAGGGGTTGTAAAAactatgcccaggactgtaAGGACACCACCACCCTTCCACGTTCTGACTCTTCCGCCCACACCAACCTTCCGGTCAACACGATCTTGACACGACTGTCCGACTTCCGTCAAAGCACCCAGTCCTGTCCACGCGACGCGGGGCTTGCTTCGAACCAAAAGTGGTGCCGTCGTGCTCTGTTCTCTGTGAGACATTGGTCACCCAAAGACGCAACCGACCATCACCCCCCAACGCCCGATAGTCTGAAGAGTCCATCATAAACGTTAGCGATGACCGCATTCGCGTTACCGGCTCACGTTCCGCCCTGTCGCCATCTCGAAAGACTGTTCAGATCGAGACCGAGCCAGTAGGAACGCGAGCACTTCTTCCTGATCGACACTTTCCACAAAGCCCTCGGACGCGGATGCTTTGGTAACCAACCGGCTGATCGCGTCCAGAAATCCCATGCGGTGCCAGCTCTGCACATCTCCAACCTGCTGCCACATCACGCTCGTGGGTGAGGTGCTTTGCTGGTGCAGGATGGCAAGGATGGCAACGCTGTATAGTGGAGCGTTTCGATAGCCTCTCTGTGGCTACAGGCAGGTGGTTGAGCAGCACACTTTCTTCGGCTCAATTCCCACAGGGCTGGTCTTTTTACTTCTCCCTCTCTCTCTTCGACCACTGACTCGACAAACACGCGGAGAGACGTGGGATCGTAACTCCTTGTCATCCTCACCTCGCTGGACGACCATTTTACACAATGTCCGAGCGAAGCTATTCCATCTCACACCAGGTCACTGGCGGATCTTCTGGAGAGCAACGTCAGATCGTTGTGGAGATACCAAACATGACGCCGTACATGGGCTTGCGAGGCAGGCCACTGTCGCAGCTCATCGGTGTTGTGTCTGGCATGGTGTTTTTGTACGTGCAAGGGCATCAACGGTGGCACGGCCACGACTTACTAACACGCCTACAGTCTTTATGGCTACGACCAGGGCAACATGGGAGGCTTCCTCACCATACGATCATTTCTGGAGCAGTTCAAACCCATTGATCCAGGAGCAGACTACTCAGCTCCAGGGACGACGTTGCTGCACATCTCACAGCTCGAAGGCTTCACTGTAGCCATCTGGAATCTCGGATGTCTCGTGGCTGCCGTCATCGCCATCTTTATCGGTGACAGACTTGGTCGCAAGAAGATGATTGGCATGGGTCTCGTGCTGCTGCTAGTAGGTCAGATCCTACAAGCGTCGTCCTTTCAATGGGCGCAGTTCTTGGTTGGAAGATTCGTGGCTGGGCTGGGAAATGGTATGTAATGCCGCTCTCGACACGGTACGAGACAACCGTATGCTAACGCGTGTGACGCAGGCTTCAATTGTGCTACCATCCCAGCTTGGCAAGCTGAATGCACAAAAGCCCACCGCAGAGGTACAGTCCTCATGCTCACAGCCGGCTGCTGTCTCGCTGCTGGTCTATCCTTTGCATACTGGATGGACTTTGCATTCGCTTGGCTGGATCCCAACGATGCTGCCTGGCGCGCCCCGATTGGCATTCAGATCATCGCCATCGTCGCTGCTGGAGGCATCCTCTACTTCATGCCGGAGTCACCACGCTGGCTTATTCTCAAGGGCCGAGAACACCATGCTCTGGAAGTCCTTGCTGCCCTGAACGACCAGGAACCTACCGCTCAAGAGGTCCGACAAGAGTTCCTGCAGATCAAGGATGCTGTTATCGAGATGATTAAGGGCGCGAGCAAGTTCACTAATGTGTTCAAGATGGGCGATTACCGAGACTTTCATCGTGTGCTGCTTGCGGTGGGACTGCAGTTCTTTCAACAGATTGGTGGCATCAACTGTAAGTGGATCAGACGATGTGACACGATCTATCGCTGACATGGTGCGCAGTCATGACACAATACTACGCCCAGATGTTCAACTTCCAATACCAAACAGTGCCATGGGTAGCTCGACTCCTCGCAGGCTGCGCTGGTACGGAATTCTTCCTCGCATCCTTCATCTCTGTCTGGGTCATCGACCGCTTCTGTGGTCGCAGGTGCGTTCCACGTTTTGCTCTCGCTCAACAAATGACGGCGACTAACAGGTGATTCAACAGAACACTCCTTATGATCGGCACCTTCGGCATGACCATCTCCATGATCACCCTCTCGATCTGCCTCTCGATCAATACCCGTGCCTCCCTCAACGCCGGCATCGTTTTCATCTTCGTTTTCTGCACTTTCTTCGCCATCGGTTGGCAGGGAATGTCGTGGTAAGTCCTGAAGCCTCCTCTTGCTGAGCCATACCCACCCTCCCCCTCTTTCCCAGTAACAGCGCTCGCAATATCCTCTCAAAATAGCTAACACACCCCTCCCTACCAGGCTCTACCAAGTCGAAATTGTCCCCCTCCGCATCCGCGGCCCCGCAAACGCCATCTCCACCTCCGCCAACTGGCTCGCCAACTTCATCGTCGTAATGATCTCCCCGCCCGCCTTCGTCAACATAACCTGGCGCACCTACCTCATCTTCGTCGCCACCAACACCACAATCCTGCCCATCATCTACTTCTTTTACCCCGACACCTCGAACCGCTGCCTCGAAGAAGTCGACGTCATCTTCTTCGCGGCCAACTCATCGAAACATCCCTGGCTGGACGTGAAGCAGATTGCTGCGAACGAGCCGCTGTGGTATTCTGGGACGGACGAGGATGCCAGGTATGATTATGAGCAGACGGAGTGGCATCAGAGGCATGTGAGGTTTTCGGATGAGGTGAAGGATAGTGAGGGGGATTCGACGACGTTGAGGAATGCTAGTGATAGTGAGGGGACGGAGAAGGGGTTGAATGGGAGTGATAGTAGTGAGATGGGGTTGCCGCTGCCGGCGGTGGTGAGGGGGAGAAGTGGGAGTGGGAGTGGGAATGAGGCTAGGCCGGTGGTTAGTAGGGGAAGCGACACTGCAAGGACAAGAGAGTATGAGAATAGGAACACGAGGGATGCTGTGTTGCCGCACTTTTTGCGTTGATAGTGGATAGTGGTGGCGGTGGCACGTACGCATGTTGGTAGA
Encoded here:
- a CDS encoding Arginine N-methyltransferase codes for the protein MAADAAFRDDPMAGMAHSEAHYFNSYNHHGIHEEMLKDEVRTKSYRDSIYNNPHLFKDKVVLDVGCGTSILSMFAVKAGAKHVIGVDMSTIIYKAREIVAANGMSDKITLLQGKMEEVELPFPEVDIIISEWMGYFLLYESMLDTVLWARDRYLRKDGKGLIFPDKATIFMAGIEDGEYKDEKIGFWENVYGFDYTPLKLTALTEPLVDTVELKAVVTDPSAVLTLNLYTCTVADLAFSLPFNLSVRRTDYVHALVAWFDIEFSACHKPVRFSTGPHTKYTHWKQTVFYLADVLTVEAGENVTGKLSCRPNEKNRRDLDIAIDYKLETEDQGRIGDGHCEYKMC
- a CDS encoding MFS glucose transporter mfs1, giving the protein MGKAKTTFYNVLLAMFAATGSFLFGYDSGVMTDVIASPHFLNYFNTVKTSPIIGAINSTFSGGAVFGSLMGGLTMDRFGRKGTVQIGAFIAVVGAVLQCAAVNLAMILVGRIIAGWAVGLMSMSIPVYQAECAHPKMRGLIVGLTQQMIGIGFIVSTWIGYGCHHAPDTNSVQWRFPLAFQIVPAILLLVGFFWLPESPRWLIENDRDEDGLVILRRLHYDGTNEEWIDREYSEIRATISAEKAITVPGWRIMFTVPQWRKRLSHGVLVQVFTQLTGINVIGYYQTIMYESLGITGGRAILVAGIYNCVGPIANAIFICFILDRVGRKKPLLLGAAGITIALICEAAINSQNPDGTRHGLSIAGVFFLFLVSVIFSLSFGPISWVYMSEIMPMQIRGRGNAFATGIGNWLVSTFFAQVSPIALGSIEWKYYFVFVAWNILVTIPTIFFFFKETNQLSLEDIDLLFGERALGTLPKELEEKDVEEAVRMESIEKKGLKKVTVMT
- a CDS encoding Sugar transporter STL1 yields the protein MSERSYSISHQVTGGSSGEQRQIVVEIPNMTPYMGLRGRPLSQLIGVVSGMVFFLYGYDQGNMGGFLTIRSFLEQFKPIDPGADYSAPGTTLLHISQLEGFTVAIWNLGCLVAAVIAIFIGDRLGRKKMIGMGLVLLLVGQILQASSFQWAQFLVGRFVAGLGNGFNCATIPAWQAECTKAHRRGTVLMLTAGCCLAAGLSFAYWMDFAFAWLDPNDAAWRAPIGIQIIAIVAAGGILYFMPESPRWLILKGREHHALEVLAALNDQEPTAQEVRQEFLQIKDAVIEMIKGASKFTNVFKMGDYRDFHRVLLAVGLQFFQQIGGINFMTQYYAQMFNFQYQTVPWVARLLAGCAGTEFFLASFISVWVIDRFCGRRTLLMIGTFGMTISMITLSICLSINTRASLNAGIVFIFVFCTFFAIGWQGMSWLYQVEIVPLRIRGPANAISTSANWLANFIVVMISPPAFVNITWRTYLIFVATNTTILPIIYFFYPDTSNRCLEEVDVIFFAANSSKHPWLDVKQIAANEPLWYSGTDEDARYDYEQTEWHQRHVRFSDEVKDSEGDSTTLRNASDSEGTEKGLNGSDSSEMGLPLPAVVRGRSGSGSGNEARPVVSRGSDTARTREYENRNTRDAVLPHFLR